The DNA window GCATTCAACAGCCCCTTTGTCTGTGTTTGGGGATGTTCTTGTGGTGATCCTCTTGGTTTATGAGACCTGCAGGGGACTAAATTAACATAATCCAGGAGAAATATGCTCGTAGGAAAACACCAGGAGATACAGCATTTTTTGAACTGTCATAATCTGTATGCATACCTAGAAGTCTCTCTGAATTCTcaggcccagctccagcactaAGTGATTGCCTTTTCAGTACAAGGCTTAAGCATTACAAAAACTGGAGCTGAGTGTGAGCTGGAGATCTAGATCTGTGCTTGAAATTCCAACAGCTCTCATTTTTGTGCAGAAGAAGGGATTTGTGCTTGATGTTTTCATTTAGCTCATTCTAAAAATAGGAAGCTTTTGCAGAATTTTCATCCAGcatttcagtttgtgttttcctgaagcagctcctttTCTGACCAGACTCAAAACAAAAGTGACCCAACCAGTGTGTGAGCAGTGCCTCCATGTGACTAAACAAGAGACTAAAGTTTGAATTTTCCATTGAAAGCCACTGCTTCCAAATAAGTGtctataatttaaaacaaacaaaaatgctgcTCTGTGATTCCTGTTCATGAACAATCAAAAGACTTGactttttaaagtgattttatataaaaaattatacatcaaatatttattttcatggatTTATAACATGTACTTAATTTTCCAATAAAACTGCTCTGTGATAAACTGGGTAAGATCCAATTTCCTAAATATAGGGATCCAGTGCCATTTAAGTGCTCCATTTACTCCCTTGTTTGTCCTCCTCTTTTGCTTCAGATATACACAGGTGTTGTGAATGGCTGTGTCATGTGTGACTCCATGAAGTCCCCTTATATGTCTCTGAAAGTCTCAAATTTCActaaatatcttttttaattactttgattttttcccctgtgggTAATTCCTACCATCATgctatgaaattattttggtttttttaagtaagaaTTTGTGGataaaacttgttttatttcctaacttattttttcattgaagCAATAAAACgttctcttttttttgctgtgatttaGAATGGAAACAATTTCCTAGATGGTGTAACTACACATGGTGCAGCATCAGGCTGAACACgtggctctgcagcactgccagcccagggaTCAGCTTGGTAAAGGACCACATTGGAGCTGTTTGTTGCCAGCATTATTTTAAtggtgctctgtgtgtttttctctcttttcctttattttcagagaTTGTTGGTGTAGGATGTGTCCTCAATGGAGTCAGGTATAAGAATGGGGAGACATTTCAGCCCAACTGCAAATACAACTGCACATGCATTAACGGGGCTGTGGGCTGTGTTCCCATGTGCACAAACTCACGTCCTCCACTTGTCTGGTGCCCAAACCCAAAGCTGATTAAGATGGCAGGGAAGTGCTGCGAGCAGTGGGTTTGTGATGACTCCAGGAAAATCAGGAAGACATCTCCGCGCCACATCTCCTCTGCAGGTATGGCAGCAATGAAGTAGATCTCTCCTTTGCCATCTGGCAGAGTCTACAAGCAAAGTATCAGTTTGTACTGCCAGACCTGGCAGGTGTCTAACCTTTGTAGGGGAGACACAGCCTCCCACACAGCATGTGCTGAAGGACAGGATAGGCAAACACCAGTGGAACTCACTAATAGCAATATGGAtttggatgccccatccctggcagtgttcaaggccaggctggatggagcccaaaacaacctgatctagtgggtgCTACCCCTGGTCATGGCAGGGGAGTTCATTGAGacgatctttaaggtcctttctaaCACAAACCATTTCACAATTTTATGAATATGATATTCATCAAACATACTTGTAcaaccattctggaattctgtgtgcCAAAGCCCCCTTTGAAGGACACATCTTCTGGAACTTTGAAGATATCAAAAGTCCAttttaatttgtcattttaatttttttttcctcagtctgGACCCTCTGGGAAAGAGAATGGACTCAGTTATTTTGGGACTGAGGCTTTCTGTCCAGGTTATATTGCTATTGTAGAGCAATTTTAAAGCCCCTGTATATTAGGATAGGTCTTAGGAGACTCAAACTTACACAACACCCTGAAGGCAGTTATTGTGTGGAAATTTTACTGTGAGTTGGGCTAAGTTGTCTTTGTGGTGATACACCTTTTCATCAACTCTGAACTGATGGCGTCATTAAACATTCTGTCCTCATGCTCACATTTATAGTAATGATCACGTAACCCACTTTACAGAGATGGTATCATTTGCCTCAAACATGGTCCCAAATGCTTAGGACGGATTCAACTTACCATAtgtcttaaatttattttcaaaatgccCTGTAGTGGCATTAGCCACATTAGCTCCATGTTTTGGACCATCTCACAAAAGCAGAGCTCAAGGAGAGATAGAATTGTTGTAAACAAAGATTTTGGCTCCTTGGCGGTAAGAGCTTTTCCCCAAACCTTGGTCTTTTGttgcacaaaaaaaacccctcgGTCTTCATTTGTGAGTTAAAACCACCAGAGTTTAGCCCTCACTTCTCTGTCCCTGATAGCTCTGGAATGTGGGGTGGATCCAAATTCAAAATATCTACTACTGAAACTGGCCTTATGTCCTCATGGCCTCTGTCCCAAAATGGGCAAAACATAGCTTTACTTTCCTGACTTTTCTCCTGAAAGGAGAAGTCAGAGTAGCAttcattacattttaatataataatcaatataataataaatataatagtGAGCAAGTGCAATGCAGCAGTTTGTATCAGAGTTTTGCCTGTGGACTGTCCTGTGAGCTGTCAAGCAGTGGGGACTTTGGCTGAGGCTGGGACAGAACCATAACTGGGGTTGTTGGCTGCTTTCAAAACAGAGCCCACCCTTTCTTCAAATGGCTGCTGAGCTCTCTGAGAGCTATTGAAGCTGTTCTTCCTCCCAGTGAAAGGCTGTGGCTGCTTCCCAAGCCCTCTGCCATCCAGCAGAGACTGTTGACCGCTTTCTGCTATGGGGAACCAACTGAATGGGCTCAGAAACAAACCTTCATGGTGAGATCAGATCTCATCCCCTTTCTCCACCCGCTGGCTCAGGCTTCTGTAATTGTTTATATTGTGGCAGCACCTGGGGGTCCCAGACAAGGGCCCCCTTGTGCGAGGCTGTGAAGGGGAACAAAGGAATGAGCCCTGGCCCCGAGTGCTCGCAGCGATGGAGAGTCTGACACAAGTAGGTCAGCACAAAGGGGGTGGGATGAGGGAGTTCACAGGAATGCTGAGCCACTTTGCTGTAGTTTAATTATTTGGGTTAGTGGTCTGAATGTGCAATGAGCTGGGCAGAGGGTGTTTAATATGTAAAGCTGCTTGGGCTGAATAATATGGGGTTAATCTGTGTCGGCAGCATACGAGGGAGAGGATGAAGCCTGGCAGAAGAACTGCATTGTGCACACCTCACCCTGGAGTCCCTGCTCGAAGACCTGTGGGCTGGGCATCTCCACCAGGATTTCCAATGACAACGACCAGTGCCGGCTCCTGAAGGAAAGCCGCCTGTGCAACATGAGGCCCTGTGAGGTGGATATAACCCAGCACATCAAGGTGGGGACTGTTTCTTTGTGCACCCCTCGAGCTGCATGGACATCAAGTCAGCCTTTGTTTGGCAGCGTGCAGGCCTCATGAGGCTGCATTGTACATGGACTTACTGTGCTGCACAGAGTTCCAAAATATGTTCTGCCTGTGTTGGTATGAAAACCTTTCCCTGAGAGTTTCAGCTCCAGCCAAAAGGTCCTTGCAAGGAAAGTCAAGCCAAGCCTGCTGTGCTCAATGCTGGCTTAGACAGCCGTGTACTCAGCTGGCAGAAAAGCAGTGCTGCACGTCTGGTCATGGCTATGAACTCTATTGTGCAAGTATCCTACTTGCAGCTTTTGGGTTCCTACATCTAAACACGTAAATCTTTCACACTGCCTAGGTCAGGGCTGTAAAATCTTCCTTAAGCTACAAATCCCTTTAAACATaggaatcatagaatagaataatagaatcCTTAAAGTTGGAAAGGATGTCCAAGATCAGTAAGCCCAACCTTCGACTGAATACCACCATGCTTGATAAACCTAACTGCAAAATGCCACGTCTATTTgttttttgaatatttccagagatggtgactctatcacttccctgggcagctttttCAAATGCTtaaccactctttcagtgaagaaattttacctgatatccaacctgaacctctcATGGCACAATTTGAGGCTATTTCTCTTTGTCCTACCACTGTTTACCTGGTAGAAGAGGCTGAGCCCCTGTCCCCCTGATCTCCCCTTCCTAGCCACAGCCTTTCAGGTAATAGTAAAGAGCAAGGTGGGTTTTATGTCCTACCTGTATCAGCACTGAATATGAAactctttgtttttattttcttctctgatttaGCCTGGGAAGAAGTGCTTGGCTGTCTACAGGGCGAATGAACCCATGAACTacaccatctctggatgtgtgaGCAAAAGTCCCTACAGGCCCAAATACTGTGGTGTCTGCACAGACAACAGGTGCTGCACACCCTACAAGTCCAAGACTATTGAAGTGAGATTTCAGTGCCCAGATGGAACTGAGTTTTCATGGAAAATTATGTGGATCAATGCTTGTTTTTGCAACCTGAACTGCAGGAACCCCAATGACATCTTTGCTGACTTGGCTCATTACTATGATTACTCTGAAATCGCTAATTAAATTGGCTGAATGCTGGAATTGACCCTTTGCTCTGATTTTACagaggttttaaaataaaaggagaatcTTCATACATTGCCAATGtgcaatttgtttttttcccaagttaGGATGTTTatgccttgagaggctacctagaacagaggctagatggtgttaaaggaataaagtatttatttaaaggtGTTTATTAAAAAGACCTTCAAAGAATACACCctgggcagtacaagagcccagtCAAGGCTATACCCAAGATGGACAACTGgtcatgagttttcacacttttataagttttggcccatttacatattgggttaattgtccaattccagcttcaggtTATGCAGTCCCACCCTGCCagtttgctctcctcaattcctggttgtttttactttttgggcctgaagctgcaataGTATCCTTGGttcttgggctggaaaaggattgttttgccTAAtgaaactgtgaagagaacttgctaacactttatatgaagttcagagttatatactaatgcagtacagaatctggaaaatatgaaagctaaaacttaaggcgTCAATGTTAAATCTCTTTGTTTTGTCACACTGTTTTCGAAGAGGCCTTGAACAAACAAGATTTTTAACTCTAATAGATCTTCATCCATTAACAGGAGCCAAAAATTCCTTTATGCACTGATGCTGGGGCTTAAATGACAGTTCTGTCATTTACTAAGCCAGCAGTTTAATTGCCCATAGAAAAGAACAGTACACTAGTATGACAGCAAAAGTATGGCAGTCATTAGCTTAGACATGAGATTCAGACATCCTTACTGTCATTTTTGAATGTTATTGTCTAAGCTGGAAAACTGACATATATGTTTTATATTCAACATTAGACACCAGGATTTGATGGTCTTGCAGCTAAAGTCTAACATCTGTCACACTGAAATCAGTCCTAGAATCACCCCTCTGTTATTCTCAGTCATATTCTACTGCATGGTGAATTTAGTGGGAAAAGCCTAGGGGGGGAGAATGTTTCTCCTGAAATCTCTGTGTGCTGTTTCTGTCTCTCACTGCAATAGGCTGGGTCCAAGAACTTCTGTGTCTTGCTCTCCTTGGATTCATAACAATCTCTTGAAGTATCTTGTGCCAAGAACATTTTCATAGTTCTCTACACTCTCTGGTCTTGAATAGCCTGACTGAATCCAAAACAGCCACTCCAGAGCTCATGTTTTCAGGATCCATCTAATCCACAGGTGATGTATTGCTCCTGGGCTATCTCTGCAGATGAAATGTAGAGAGCCAGATAAGAGATGAAGGACAAGACCTCTTGCATCCATTTATTAtgatagaaatagaaattttgtGGCCTGTGCTTGGGGACCACCACTACCTCCTGCTTCCCATGGTGTTACCAGCACACAGGTGCCACTTCCCACTGCCACCTTGCCAGTAACACAAATCAGTGTTTTACATGACTGGCATAGAGGAAAGGAGTCATGTTAAATGGTGTTAAAACAGGTGTTAGGCTTCACATCAGCTCTGAGAATGTGTGGATGCAGAAGGAGAGGCAACCCTTGGCATGGTTTTTGGTGCATTCATTCCAGCTGGGCTGATGCTTAGAGTAAACATCAATGTAAacattttctacagaaatggTTTCACATGCAAATGTCaggtaagaggaaaaaaaaaaacaaaacaaaacaaaaccaaaaacctgtCATTACCTTTCCAGGTAAGAAATTTATAATCTGATAAATTCTTCTACCTTCTAACTGAAGGATGTTAGAGCCAgtttttttctccagtaaaTTTTTAGTACAGCAGCCATGCCCCATGGCATGTTTGCTGTTGCTTCACTTGGGAGAGTAGAATTGTCTTTCTGCATGAACATAAGAACTGTAGTATCCACTTCAAAAATCCCTGGTGGCACAGTAGAACTGCTGAGTGACACATGATCCGGAAATCTGACCAGTACAGGGCTGAACTTGGGATGATGCAGTTATTTCGCTTTACTTTCAGCAGGCAAATTGTCTGTCTTCATCTTGATAACCCAGCAGAAGCTTGATTAGTTTCTGGTAGACATAAATTTTTCTGGCTATGATGAATTAAAAGTTCTTGTGAGTGGCCTGAAAATAATACCATGCCTATATAAAAACAATTAGGAAAAATGCTGTATATCTTCAAAAGCTGTTAACACCAATAGCATCTTAATTTGTATATAAGGATTTGGCCCCTATATTCTTTATAGACCTAGGTTGTTCCTGAAtttaaagctttatttcttttttgaagcTTCCAAAAATCTCTAGTGGCAGAAAGGAAGGGTGATCCCTGCCCACATGTTCCAATGCAGGTGCAAAGCCCCTCTTCCCTTTGTTTCTCTGGTGGTAAGGAACCTGAGGCCACCACATTTTGCAAGATTCAACCTCATGACTGCCTTGGCCTGGATGATGTGACAGTAGAATTCATACCTGACCTGTTTGCCTCCAGTCAAAGATGACCTCAGCACTTGAAAGAATGAGAATGTTACATTGCAAACTCCATCCCTTTGTTAAAAAAGTTCCATGTGAATATACAAAAAAGAGGCCATGGCCAAGAATTTGACAATGTcttccaaaaaggaaaatagtgtGTATTAAGAAGTTATAGGGAAGACATACTAGAACCTCTTTTTCAATCAGGCCCCCTAAATATGACTTGGAACACTGTGTTCTAATTCTTGcccattttaaaatgccatatACAcgtataaaaataaatacatgtatacatatttatatgtaGATGTATACACACCTATAAAATATTATGTGCAGTCATcgatataaatattttatatactaTTATATATAAAACCTTATGGAAACATGCCCATGAATATATAACTGtgtatatttacatatatatatatatatatatatatatatatatatatatatatattcccaTGGTGCATAAAAAGCAGTGCATATATGATGTGTGTTTATAAGTACAGTCAGTCTTTCTCTGTCTTACATGTACACATAAGGAAGCAAGAAAACAGGACCAGATCATGTGTGAAAAACTGTGTCCCTTAACTGGCTTGCTCCGCTTTGCAATTAGTTAATTCTGTAACCACAGCAATCAAATGCTGCAGTGGCTGTAACACAAGGCTTTcactgagagataaaagaagCTATTGAGAGCTAATGCATgaccagcagctccagtgcctgtCAGTTTTTAGTGAACTGAATGCCTGGAAACCACAGATCTTGCCCAACGCACCCAAGATGTTTCTGTCTCCAGCCTGGTTTCCTAAGGAAACTGGGTGTATGCAGCCATACTGTTCATTTGTTTGTCTGTCAGGCAGTCCCTTTGTGGGAAATGTCAAACAAAGCAGGCAGAAGTATAAAGGTCTCAGAAGCATTGCAATTCCTGCAGTAAAACATGAAATcaaagagcagggcagggaagaggcCGACCACATTGTCCCTGCCAAGCCCATGCATGCCTGCAAGGCAGTCACTGCACCCAACGTGTCTGCAGTGTGGCCCAaccaccccagcagcagcacaaaggggTCTTAAACAGATTTGCCAGCTGAAAAACAGTAGCCatggaggaggcagagctgaaggAATCACATATGGGGAATAGTGGTTATTACACTGCTGTAAAGGAGTTTTGTGGGGACATTGGACACAAATCTGTAGGAAACCACGCACTGTTAGCTCTACTACTCTGCTTGTGCAACTGGTTGTCTGTCCAGTGGCTCTGAATGGGAAAAGGCATCCCTTGTAGCCAATTACCTTGATCTGCAGTGCATTTGAGATAATTTGTTTCAGTGGGTGTTTACAAGCAGATTAGACCTAGGACTAAGGCAACAGTCCAGCTTTAGATTCAGTTCACTGGCTCCCTCTGTGCCTCGGCAAATCACGTATCTTTTACAAAAGTACTTTTGTGGTTACTGTTTTAATTCATTGAAGGTCTAGATTCCCAAAGGCTTTCATGGATCCAGCCCTTTGCTTCACTTTTCCTTGGGATTTCAGAGCCAGAACAAGGCCCTGCTGTTCATTGCCTCTGTTGAGACTGAAAACTCCTCCAGCAGGAACTGATGCCCATTGTACATTTGTGCAACAGGCCCAGGTCTCTGCTGGGACCTGAAAGCGATGCCACCATCCAAGGAAGAACAATTATAGCATTGAGGAGATACCAGGATCAGACCCCTCTGCTGCAATGGACAAGTGAAAGGCTAAAAAAAGGATGAGAGTGACAATTTTGCAATCCACCTAAGCCAAGACCATTTGACACACATTCAGCTCATGGTGATCATCCTGTTGGTCCTGTAGGCTGGGTCAAGGATGAAGGGCGGGATTGTGAAGGTCTGGTAATGCTGGTGTGAAAGCAGGCATGAAGCTTATTAAAATGCCTTTCCATGGAGTGTTGGCTGGAATTTAAAACATCATTTTGGTGTACATGCAACTGGAAAGAGGGTGTAGTACAGCTGCCATGTTTTAGATGTGTTCACTAGGGTTGTGCTGTGTATATGTAATATTCCAGGAAAACCACAACATTTAGAAAGACTGTGTCATCTTGCAAATTAaactctgggatttttttgtcccAGCTTCCTTGAAGGAAATTTGTAAGAGTTTACTAAACTGATAAAAACAGTGTTCTCACTATCTAGACACACATCTCCATACATTTACCTTCTCAAATTGTGACTTTCCAGTTTTAACATTTCTATAGAGTTATTTTTGTAAGCTTCATACActgaaatatatgaaaaaataatgggaaaaccAGATTGGTTTAGCAGTCTGAGTTACTCCAGCTATATAACACATCACTTGTTTGTAAAGCATCATGGTGAGGTTTTATAAGATGGCATGTTGCTGCTGTGGtttaaagatattaaataattgGCAAATGGTAAATGAATCTGCGACTGACACCTCATTTAGAAGTTTAGGCAAGCAAATGAAGGTGAAATATATCTGTGACtgacatttccttttcccatcttcttGCCTGGCCAATGTCCAAGTGGACATTTGCAATCTGACAAAGCTGTGAACTGGAGAACGCATAAAAGTAAAGAGCCTGCACTGTATTATGGTAAAAAAGATCGTCTGGGAGCATTTCcttaattttgaatattttggcAGACTGGAAAACCCAGTTGTTTCCCAGTTTACATTTCTTTGCTGGTCTGTTTCTGGCtcaacatttgttttttttttctgcaacattCTTATTGGATTTGGGACAGAGGTCTAGAGTATTTGAGCAAAGTGGAGTGTATTACTCAACCTGCCTAAGCATGTCTTCATTATCGGCTCTCTTGAGAAGTTGGAGGAGTAACCTGTTTGAAAAAGCCATACACACTGAAATTGTTCAATCAAGGTTATTAAAAGacatggggaaaaacatttaaattaattacaaaactCTGTTTTTTATCCCTTCATTAACATACCTCCAGAACTAACCCCGGTAAGGAGTTACCTTTTATTCTACCTTTtaattctagaaaaaaaatacctgtaaTGTTTTACCACAAATCAAACTTGCCTTCCAGCCTGAAGAATGTTACTTGCTTTCATAGGAACTTAATCACTTTGAGTGGCCTCCTGTCCTGGATTGAGATGGGTTGGTTGGGCTTGCTTATGGTGAGAAAGCACCTTCTCCTCATTCTCCCCAGCCTTCTCCTCCAGTGtgcctctcttttttcttttttttttttttttactcttttcctcttgatttttttttaaatttggtcatattatcattaaaaataaatgaaaacatattgTAGTCATTCAGTAAATGACAATTTCCTAGCTGGAGACATCTATGTGAGGTCCAACAGGCTGGTGGGACAGTGTGCATctcactgctgtgtgcagggctggtTGGCACCTTTGCATGGGGTGGGCTTGTCAAAGCCTACAAGCAGATTGGCTATTCCCTGGGCCAGTGCCAGGTCCAACAGGTGGGGCAGacccacagctcagcagccccaTCTTTCCTGCCCATTGTGCTGCTGAGCCTCGTGGGGActtgtgcacacacagaggacatacacacacagagccagggcATGAGAAGCTCAGGCTGGTGGCACGTCCTGCTCTTTTCCAAGTGCCCTGGCTCATTTAGGCTTTGCCTGAAGCTGCCCCAGCCCTTCTCCAGTACTGCTGCCCAGCAAACAACCCTGCCCTCCCCCAACCCCCTCCACGCACTGACCTTGACCTGAATACCATAATCCACTCCAGGCACAA is part of the Vidua chalybeata isolate OUT-0048 chromosome 1, bVidCha1 merged haplotype, whole genome shotgun sequence genome and encodes:
- the CCN4 gene encoding CCN family member 4, producing the protein MRWLLPWILAASSILQATGQTSLTMTSTVPATTETYTRTQYCRWPCECPRSPPRCAVGVSLVTDGCDCCKTCAKQRGESCTEADTCDFHRGLYCDYSGDRPRYEIGVCAQIVGVGCVLNGVRYKNGETFQPNCKYNCTCINGAVGCVPMCTNSRPPLVWCPNPKLIKMAGKCCEQWVCDDSRKIRKTSPRHISSAAYEGEDEAWQKNCIVHTSPWSPCSKTCGLGISTRISNDNDQCRLLKESRLCNMRPCEVDITQHIKPGKKCLAVYRANEPMNYTISGCVSKSPYRPKYCGVCTDNRCCTPYKSKTIEVRFQCPDGTEFSWKIMWINACFCNLNCRNPNDIFADLAHYYDYSEIAN